GATTTTTGGGAACCTAAGATCAGGGATCTTCCAGAGCATTTTAACATTACAAAGTATATTGATAGTGCGAGCTACAACCACGAGTTATTTGTTCAACACTTGAGTGCCGAATTAACGCAAAAGCTACGGGATTCCTCCAATATTCATTTAGTACTATTAGATGGTTATGTTTTTAAGAACTATGAAAGAATATTTTCTGATTTGCGTATACCAGCAGAACGAACGTTTGCAATACATGCGTCAAAAAATTTATCAGAAACATACTCTGCTGGTGGATTTGATGTCACCGATGGTCACTGTTATATAGATATTCTTAAGCATATCAAGCAATCTTTCCGTGAAAAGTGCCAAAAGATAACTGTTCCGAAAATTACTTATCAGAATCTTGAATCACTAGGTATATATGATCAAGAGCCATATATAACCAGCGATAGTAATACGTCACTGAAGTATGCCGCCTCACACTTAGATGACATAATTCATACAGAAGATCGGTTCGCTGATATTGGTTGTAACGCAGGTTTTTTTTGTTTTCGTGCTGCAAAAAAAACAACTTGTTCGGTTAATGGTGTGGATATGTCGCGACATTGGCTCGAAATAGCTAGTCATGTAAATAACTCCATTTTACAACATCGTAATATTATTTTTTCCAATATGGATGCTATTGAATTCTTATTGGACAGCATTAATTCGTTCGAAATTATTCATTGTTCATCAACTTATCATTATTTCCGTGAACAACAAATCGATTTCTTGAAAGCAGCGAATAATGCTTTAGCACAAAATGGAATATTAGTTTTGGAAGTTGAAATTGCAAACAGTATGGAAAAGCCCGAAGTAATTAAGAAATCCAGAGGGGTTGATTCTGTTCC
This genomic window from Nitrosomonas cryotolerans ATCC 49181 contains:
- a CDS encoding methyltransferase domain-containing protein, with the protein product MVNEEAKSDLWDKKTKPRGYVDSIEIVLGFLQLSGWAVNDKLEPVFNLTVVLDNNELAIWELKRVTRNDVSKFLKNASPLCGFIILIPLALIPKSAKVLNVIAKDSSSTHSTKLREGHDAKINWDYVRGTQNVTSSWLKQKTLEMPSRISDSKRVSIPNFTAIYGASNSGKTTLCKHLSSLENGIISIHADNIFDLKIAPNLDNRMDFWEPKIRDLPEHFNITKYIDSASYNHELFVQHLSAELTQKLRDSSNIHLVLLDGYVFKNYERIFSDLRIPAERTFAIHASKNLSETYSAGGFDVTDGHCYIDILKHIKQSFREKCQKITVPKITYQNLESLGIYDQEPYITSDSNTSLKYAASHLDDIIHTEDRFADIGCNAGFFCFRAAKKTTCSVNGVDMSRHWLEIASHVNNSILQHRNIIFSNMDAIEFLLDSINSFEIIHCSSTYHYFREQQIDFLKAANNALAQNGILVLEVEIANSMEKPEVIKKSRGVDSVPCAFPNREMFLIQISGLFEIVGEFDSVFQKGSFYNRKYFHLRRK